The Amycolatopsis sp. 195334CR genome window below encodes:
- a CDS encoding DEAD/DEAH box helicase produces MTVTLDSGNTSARHGNRKPRNRNHDGAPAVTATQAPLKSFAELNLPEPLQRALRDAGINSPFPIQQATLPDALAGRDVLGRAQTGSGKTLAFGLALLTRLDGGKARAKRPRALVLVPTRELAMQVADSLTPLAKALGLWCRTAVGGMAFNRQADALQRGVDLLIATPGRLSDHVRQGTCVLGDVNFVALDEADQMADMGFLPQVREILDLTPARGQRLLFSATLDGDVKKLVDRYLTDPVEHSVAPVTASVTTMDHHVLQVSYPDKQAIVTEIGAREGRTIMFVRTKHHVDRLAERLRASGVHAAALHGGKTQGQRNRVLSDFKAGHTPVLVATDVAARGIHVDGISLVLHVDPPADHKDYLHRAGRTARAGASGTVVTLITHDQRRTMKRLTDRAGVRAETASVRPGDAELARITGARQPSGEPVPEREHRRDTPRRGGPRAHGEGREGRGGRPGFGGRGRQPRGNGSGRPQRSGRGPSRRGWSND; encoded by the coding sequence GTGACAGTCACGCTCGATTCCGGCAACACCTCCGCGCGCCACGGCAACCGCAAGCCGCGGAATCGGAACCACGACGGTGCCCCCGCCGTCACCGCCACCCAGGCGCCCCTGAAGTCCTTCGCCGAGCTGAACCTGCCCGAGCCGCTGCAGCGCGCGCTCCGGGACGCCGGCATCAACTCCCCGTTCCCCATCCAGCAGGCCACCCTGCCCGACGCGCTCGCCGGGCGCGACGTGCTGGGCCGCGCGCAGACCGGTTCCGGCAAGACCCTGGCCTTCGGCCTGGCCCTGCTGACCCGGCTCGACGGCGGCAAGGCCCGCGCCAAGCGCCCCCGCGCGCTGGTACTGGTGCCGACCCGCGAGCTGGCCATGCAGGTGGCCGACTCGCTGACCCCGCTGGCCAAGGCGCTCGGCCTGTGGTGCCGCACCGCCGTCGGCGGCATGGCCTTCAACCGGCAGGCGGACGCGCTGCAGCGCGGCGTCGACCTGCTGATCGCCACCCCCGGCCGGCTGTCGGACCACGTCCGGCAGGGCACCTGCGTGCTCGGCGACGTGAACTTCGTCGCGCTGGACGAGGCCGACCAGATGGCCGACATGGGCTTCCTGCCGCAGGTGCGGGAGATCCTCGACCTCACCCCGGCCCGCGGGCAGCGGCTGCTGTTCTCGGCCACCCTCGACGGTGACGTCAAGAAGCTGGTCGACCGCTACCTGACCGACCCGGTCGAGCACTCGGTCGCGCCGGTCACCGCCAGCGTCACCACCATGGACCACCACGTGCTCCAGGTGTCCTACCCGGACAAGCAGGCCATCGTCACCGAGATCGGGGCGCGGGAGGGCCGCACGATCATGTTCGTGCGGACCAAGCACCACGTGGACCGGCTGGCCGAGCGCCTGCGCGCGTCCGGGGTGCACGCCGCGGCGCTGCACGGCGGCAAGACCCAGGGGCAGCGCAACCGCGTGCTGTCCGACTTCAAGGCCGGGCACACCCCGGTGCTGGTCGCCACCGACGTGGCCGCCCGCGGCATCCACGTCGACGGCATCAGCCTGGTGCTGCACGTGGACCCGCCCGCCGACCACAAGGACTACCTGCACCGCGCCGGGCGCACCGCGCGGGCCGGGGCGTCGGGCACCGTGGTCACGCTGATCACGCACGACCAGCGCCGCACCATGAAGCGGCTGACCGATCGCGCCGGGGTGCGCGCCGAGACCGCCAGCGTGCGGCCCGGCGACGCCGAACTGGCCCGGATCACCGGGGCGCGCCAGCCCAGCGGTGAGCCGGTGCCCGAGCGCGAGCACCGCCGGGACACCCCGCGCCGGGGTGGCCCGCGTGCCCACGGCGAAGGCCGTGAGGGCCGCGGTGGCCGTCCGGGCTTCGGTGGCCGTGGCCGCCAGCCGCGCGGCAACGGTTCGGGTCGTCCGCAGCGCTCGGGCCGTGGCCCGTCGCGTCGCGGCTGGTCCAACGACTGA
- a CDS encoding PIG-L deacetylase family protein — protein sequence MPEDWERALAVVAHPDDLEYGGCGAVAKWTDAGKSVAYLLVTRGEAGIDTLPPEEAGPLRTAEQIASAAVVGVHDVEFLDHADGMIEYGLPLRRDIAAAIRRYRPELVIMSNHRETWPGGYLNMADHRVVGEATLDAVRDAANRWVFRDLGLEPWQGVRWVAGASSPRSTHAVDITATMDRAVASLKEHKAYLAALDGGMGEPDTFLRTAAEETGKRFGDCLATDFELFPM from the coding sequence ATGCCGGAGGACTGGGAGCGCGCGCTCGCCGTGGTCGCGCACCCGGACGACCTGGAGTACGGCGGCTGCGGTGCGGTGGCGAAGTGGACGGACGCCGGGAAGTCGGTGGCCTACCTGCTGGTGACCCGCGGGGAGGCGGGGATCGACACGCTGCCGCCGGAGGAGGCGGGTCCGCTGCGGACCGCCGAGCAGATCGCCAGTGCGGCCGTGGTCGGTGTGCACGACGTGGAGTTCCTCGACCACGCCGACGGGATGATCGAGTACGGCCTGCCGCTGCGGCGGGACATCGCGGCGGCGATCCGGCGGTACCGGCCGGAGCTGGTGATCATGAGCAACCACCGGGAGACCTGGCCGGGCGGGTACCTGAACATGGCCGACCACCGGGTGGTCGGCGAGGCCACCCTGGACGCCGTGCGCGACGCCGCGAACCGCTGGGTCTTCCGCGATCTCGGCCTGGAACCGTGGCAGGGCGTGCGCTGGGTGGCGGGCGCGTCGTCGCCGCGCTCGACGCACGCCGTCGACATCACCGCGACGATGGACCGCGCGGTCGCGTCGCTGAAGGAGCACAAGGCGTACCTGGCCGCGCTCGACGGCGGGATGGGGGAACCGGACACCTTCCTGCGGACCGCCGCCGAGGAAACCGGCAAACGCTTCGGCGACTGCCTGGCCACCGACTTCGAACTCTTCCCGATGTAG
- a CDS encoding 8-amino-7-oxononanoate synthase encodes MNAPGPVPEPDHVFDWLDAEADKRAAAGLVRRLRPRPSNSGEVDLAGNDYLGLARDKRVAGATAAAALRWGAGSTGSRLVTGSTELHAELEHELARFCGTQAALVFSSGFAANLGAVTALSGAESAIVTDKYIHASLIEGCRLSRADVAAIAHSDVAAIKHALSTRRKPRALVVTDSVFSVDGDLAKLGELTEACRAHGAALLVDDAHGFGVLGEGGRGAVHQAGLAGAPDVVTTITLSKSLGAQGGAVLGPRRVIKHLVDTARSFIFDTALAPGSAAAALAALNVLRSEPELPGKVLAVASRLSEQLADAGFTVSTPDAAVVSVRAPSPEKAVAWAESCAEQGVRVGCFRPPSVPDGISRLRLTARADLTESDVDAAVKVIVDCAPR; translated from the coding sequence GTGAACGCACCCGGTCCAGTCCCCGAGCCCGACCACGTTTTCGACTGGCTCGACGCCGAAGCGGACAAGCGCGCCGCCGCCGGGCTGGTCCGCCGGTTGCGGCCACGGCCGTCGAACTCCGGCGAGGTCGACCTGGCCGGCAACGACTACCTCGGCCTGGCCCGCGACAAGCGCGTCGCCGGGGCCACCGCCGCCGCCGCGCTGCGCTGGGGGGCGGGCTCGACCGGTTCGCGGCTGGTCACCGGGTCGACCGAACTGCACGCCGAACTGGAACACGAACTCGCCCGGTTCTGCGGCACGCAGGCGGCGCTGGTGTTCTCCTCCGGTTTCGCCGCGAACCTCGGCGCGGTCACCGCGTTGTCCGGCGCGGAATCCGCCATCGTCACCGACAAGTACATCCACGCCTCGCTGATCGAGGGCTGCCGCCTCTCGCGCGCGGACGTGGCCGCGATCGCGCACAGCGACGTCGCCGCGATCAAGCACGCGCTGTCCACCCGCCGCAAACCACGCGCGCTGGTGGTCACCGACTCGGTGTTCTCCGTCGACGGCGACCTGGCCAAGCTCGGTGAACTCACCGAAGCCTGCCGCGCGCACGGCGCGGCCCTGCTGGTCGACGACGCGCACGGCTTCGGTGTGCTCGGCGAAGGCGGACGCGGCGCGGTGCACCAGGCGGGCCTGGCCGGCGCGCCCGACGTGGTCACCACGATCACCCTGTCGAAGTCGCTCGGCGCCCAGGGCGGCGCGGTGCTCGGCCCGCGACGCGTGATCAAGCACCTGGTCGACACCGCGCGCAGCTTCATCTTCGACACCGCGCTCGCGCCGGGCAGCGCCGCCGCCGCGTTGGCCGCGCTGAACGTGCTGCGGTCCGAACCCGAGCTGCCCGGCAAGGTGCTCGCCGTGGCGAGCCGCCTGTCCGAGCAGCTCGCCGACGCCGGGTTCACCGTGAGCACCCCGGACGCGGCGGTGGTCTCGGTGCGGGCGCCGAGCCCGGAAAAGGCCGTCGCCTGGGCGGAAAGCTGCGCGGAACAGGGTGTTCGCGTCGGCTGCTTCCGCCCGCCGTCGGTCCCGGACGGCATCTCCCGGCTGCGGCTCACCGCCCGCGCCGACCTCACCGAGTCCGATGTGGACGCCGCGGTGAAGGTGATCGTGGACTGCGCGCCCCGTTAG
- a CDS encoding GNAT family N-acetyltransferase yields MVRAATGDQVSAGDLYSILKLRVDVFVVEQECPYPELDGRDLLPGTRHLWLTGESGVDSYLRVLEEPGGGYRIGRVVTAGSARGRGLAAQLMTAALESIPDEPAVLDAQTYAKGFYAKFGFEPTGDEFLEDGIPHVTMRRN; encoded by the coding sequence ATGGTTCGGGCGGCGACCGGGGACCAGGTGTCCGCCGGCGATCTCTATTCGATTCTCAAACTGCGCGTGGATGTTTTTGTCGTCGAGCAGGAATGTCCCTACCCCGAACTGGATGGCAGAGACCTGCTGCCGGGCACCAGGCACCTCTGGCTGACCGGCGAGTCCGGCGTGGACTCGTACCTGCGCGTGCTGGAGGAGCCGGGTGGCGGGTACCGCATCGGGCGCGTGGTCACCGCGGGTTCGGCACGCGGGCGCGGCCTGGCGGCCCAGCTGATGACCGCCGCACTGGAGTCCATTCCGGACGAACCGGCGGTGCTGGACGCGCAGACCTACGCCAAGGGCTTCTACGCCAAGTTCGGCTTCGAGCCCACCGGTGACGAGTTCCTCGAGGACGGCATCCCGCACGTCACCATGCGCCGGAACTAA
- a CDS encoding serine protease yields MPNKSRRRGVLTAATAVAAGAIALVPAAEATNTQPYIVGGTEASIADHPYAVYLTDGDGNQFCGGVLISGRSVLTAAHCAKAMKRTELRVVAGRQDQRTSAGVVTEVDKVWINPQFKDPTTGNDVAVLTLDEEMPYRAAKLPGAGDADLYREGTKARVLGWGRTADGGPRSDYLRGALVPVVSDESCKTSFSSYDKTTMLCAGYPDGGVDACQGDSGGPLLVGDTVIGIVSWGEGCARPDRPGVYARVAAFTTEVRAQA; encoded by the coding sequence ATGCCGAACAAGTCCCGCCGCCGCGGGGTGCTGACGGCGGCCACCGCGGTCGCGGCCGGGGCCATCGCCCTGGTGCCCGCCGCGGAGGCAACCAACACCCAGCCGTACATCGTCGGCGGGACCGAGGCCTCCATCGCGGACCACCCGTACGCGGTCTACCTGACCGACGGCGACGGCAACCAGTTCTGCGGCGGGGTGCTGATCTCGGGCCGGAGCGTGCTGACCGCGGCGCACTGCGCGAAGGCGATGAAGCGCACGGAGTTGCGCGTGGTCGCCGGGCGGCAGGACCAGCGCACCAGCGCGGGCGTGGTGACCGAGGTGGACAAGGTCTGGATCAACCCGCAGTTCAAGGACCCGACCACCGGCAACGACGTCGCCGTGCTCACCCTCGACGAGGAGATGCCCTACCGCGCGGCGAAGCTGCCGGGCGCCGGTGACGCCGACCTCTACCGCGAGGGCACCAAGGCCAGGGTGCTCGGCTGGGGCCGCACCGCCGATGGCGGACCGCGCTCGGACTACCTGCGCGGCGCGCTCGTGCCGGTGGTTTCCGACGAGAGCTGCAAGACCAGCTTCAGCAGCTACGACAAGACGACCATGCTCTGCGCCGGTTATCCCGACGGCGGGGTGGACGCCTGCCAGGGCGACTCCGGCGGCCCGCTGCTGGTCGGCGACACGGTGATCGGCATCGTCTCCTGGGGCGAGGGCTGTGCCCGGCCGGACCGGCCCGGGGTGTACGCGCGCGTGGCCGCGTTTACCACGGAGGTCCGCGCGCAGGCCTGA
- a CDS encoding M15 family metallopeptidase, translating into MGARPLPLRADGFGEVLPTPPELADRHLPTADLLPPPATGDYASTIEAVPGEVLARSTWQPGCPVGAAQLRYLTMSFWGFDGRVHTGEMLVNASAAQPVTEAFGALFTAKFPIEEMRVTRADELDAPPTGDGNNTTAFVCRPVRGQSSWSAHASGLAVDVNPFCNPYLKGDLVLPELASAYTDRGRERPGMIVPGGVAERAFRAVGWTWGGTWTSPKDLMHFSATGG; encoded by the coding sequence GTGGGTGCCCGCCCGCTGCCCCTGCGCGCCGACGGCTTCGGCGAGGTCCTCCCGACCCCGCCCGAACTGGCCGACCGCCACCTCCCGACCGCGGACCTCCTGCCCCCGCCCGCCACCGGCGACTACGCCTCGACGATCGAGGCGGTCCCCGGCGAGGTGCTGGCGCGGAGCACCTGGCAGCCCGGCTGCCCGGTCGGCGCCGCGCAGCTGCGGTACCTGACCATGTCCTTCTGGGGCTTCGACGGCCGGGTGCACACCGGCGAGATGCTGGTGAACGCCTCCGCCGCGCAACCGGTCACCGAGGCGTTCGGCGCGTTGTTCACGGCGAAGTTCCCGATCGAGGAGATGCGGGTGACCAGGGCCGACGAACTGGACGCACCGCCGACCGGCGACGGCAACAACACCACCGCCTTCGTCTGCCGCCCGGTGCGGGGGCAGAGCAGCTGGTCCGCGCACGCGTCGGGGCTGGCGGTGGACGTGAACCCGTTCTGCAACCCCTACCTCAAGGGCGATCTGGTGCTGCCCGAACTGGCTTCGGCCTACACCGACCGCGGCCGCGAACGACCGGGCATGATCGTGCCCGGCGGGGTGGCCGAGCGTGCCTTCCGGGCCGTCGGCTGGACCTGGGGCGGCACCTGGACCTCGCCGAAGGACCTGATGCACTTCTCCGCCACCGGCGGCTGA
- a CDS encoding mycothione reductase produces the protein MPHYDLVIIGTGSGNSVLDPRFAGWKTAIVEKGTFGGTCLNVGCIPTKMFVYPADLAAAVPAGAKLGVDLELAGVRWREIRDRIFGRIDPIAEGGKQYRVEHEDNANVDVYLGEGRFTGMKQLQVSLPDGGTETLTADRFVLAAGGRPVIPDIPGLADSGYYTSDTVMRIDELPERLVILGSGFIAAEFAHVFSSFGVDVTVIARSGALLRAEDEAVSERFTELAAEKYDVRLNRRTTKVRRTDTGVSLDLEGPDGTETVDAGLLLVATGRRPNSDLLDVAATGVSTMDSGHVVVDEYQRTGVDGIYALGDISSPYELKHVANHEQRVVQHNLLNPDSPVAADHRFVPHAVFSAPQIAGVGLTEAQAKARGVNYVTYTQDYAGIAYGWAMEDTTGFAKLLADPATGQLLGAHIIGPQAGSLIQPVIQAMSFGLDARQMARGQYWIHPAMPELIENALLNLPLDD, from the coding sequence GTGCCCCACTACGACCTGGTGATCATCGGCACCGGTTCCGGCAACTCCGTGCTCGACCCGCGGTTCGCCGGCTGGAAGACCGCGATCGTGGAGAAGGGCACCTTCGGCGGCACCTGCCTGAACGTGGGTTGCATCCCGACCAAGATGTTCGTCTACCCGGCCGATCTGGCCGCGGCGGTGCCCGCCGGCGCGAAGCTGGGCGTGGACCTGGAGCTGGCCGGGGTGCGCTGGCGGGAGATCCGCGACCGGATCTTCGGCCGGATCGACCCGATCGCCGAGGGCGGCAAGCAGTACCGCGTGGAGCACGAGGACAACGCCAACGTCGACGTCTACCTCGGCGAGGGCCGGTTCACCGGGATGAAGCAGCTCCAGGTGAGCCTGCCCGACGGCGGCACGGAGACGCTGACCGCGGACCGGTTCGTGCTGGCCGCCGGTGGCCGCCCCGTCATCCCGGACATCCCCGGCCTGGCCGACAGCGGCTACTACACCTCCGACACGGTGATGCGGATCGACGAGCTACCCGAGCGGCTGGTCATCCTCGGCAGCGGGTTCATCGCCGCCGAGTTCGCGCACGTCTTCTCCTCCTTCGGCGTCGACGTGACGGTGATCGCCCGCTCCGGTGCGCTGCTGCGCGCGGAGGACGAGGCGGTCAGCGAGCGGTTCACCGAACTGGCGGCGGAGAAGTACGACGTCCGGCTGAACCGGCGGACCACCAAGGTGCGCCGCACCGACACCGGCGTTTCGCTGGACCTCGAAGGCCCCGACGGCACCGAGACGGTCGACGCCGGCCTGCTGCTGGTGGCCACCGGGCGCAGGCCGAACTCGGACCTGCTCGACGTGGCCGCCACCGGGGTGTCCACAATGGACAGCGGGCACGTGGTGGTGGACGAGTACCAGCGCACCGGGGTCGACGGCATCTACGCGCTCGGGGACATTTCGTCGCCCTACGAGCTGAAGCACGTGGCGAACCACGAACAGCGCGTGGTGCAGCACAACCTGCTCAACCCCGACTCCCCGGTCGCGGCGGACCACCGGTTCGTGCCGCACGCGGTGTTCAGTGCCCCGCAGATCGCCGGGGTCGGGCTGACCGAGGCGCAGGCCAAGGCGCGGGGCGTGAACTACGTGACCTACACCCAGGACTACGCCGGGATCGCCTACGGCTGGGCGATGGAGGACACCACCGGCTTCGCGAAGCTGCTCGCCGACCCGGCCACCGGGCAGTTGCTCGGCGCGCACATCATCGGCCCGCAGGCGGGCAGCCTGATCCAGCCGGTGATCCAGGCGATGAGCTTCGGGCTGGACGCGCGGCAGATGGCGCGCGGGCAGTACTGGATCCACCCGGCGATGCCGGAGCTGATCGAGAACGCGCTGCTGAACCTGCCGCTGGACGACTGA
- a CDS encoding MFS transporter, whose amino-acid sequence MSVESEVSIKQRALAGAIEPVRRSRNLAVAGGTLIALAVVLAALNLRPAITSVGPLLDEARTSLGASGTWAGLLTTLPGLCFAVAGLAAPRLARKVGMGSAVALALGILGVGLIVRVLDGPLVVLGGTLVSSAGIALANVLVPVVVKDSFPARVGLMTGIYTAALNLGGASGSALSPKLDELLNGWRPALAAWALLAFLALVVWRIAIRGGARASGEQSETCGEPRRSLLRSPLAWIVTLFFGLQSFLAYVVMGWFPQVLMDAGLTRGDAGLVVGLMSLLAVPISLTVPALAARQRNQTWWIVGLGVFSMAGLGGLILAPTAAPLLWAILTGIGMSVFSMAVMVIALRARAGDETARLSGMVQGLGYLLAAVGPFLFGFLHDATAGWTVPLAMVFGVVVAQTIFGGLAGRDKLV is encoded by the coding sequence GTGTCCGTCGAATCCGAGGTCTCGATCAAGCAACGTGCCCTGGCCGGCGCGATCGAACCCGTCCGCCGGTCACGGAATCTCGCCGTCGCCGGTGGCACGCTGATCGCACTGGCCGTGGTGCTCGCCGCGCTGAACCTGCGACCCGCCATCACCAGCGTGGGTCCCCTGCTCGACGAGGCGAGGACTTCCCTCGGCGCCTCCGGCACCTGGGCCGGATTGCTCACCACTTTGCCAGGCTTGTGCTTCGCTGTCGCCGGACTCGCCGCACCGCGCCTGGCGCGCAAGGTCGGCATGGGCAGCGCGGTGGCACTGGCACTGGGCATTCTCGGCGTCGGGCTGATCGTGCGCGTGCTCGACGGCCCGCTGGTGGTGCTCGGCGGCACGCTCGTCTCCAGCGCCGGGATCGCGCTGGCCAACGTGCTCGTGCCGGTGGTGGTCAAGGATTCGTTCCCGGCCAGGGTCGGCCTGATGACCGGGATCTACACCGCCGCGCTGAACCTGGGCGGGGCCTCGGGATCCGCGCTTTCGCCGAAGCTCGACGAGTTGCTCAACGGCTGGCGCCCGGCGCTGGCCGCCTGGGCGCTGCTGGCCTTCCTGGCGCTCGTGGTGTGGCGGATCGCCATCCGCGGCGGTGCCCGCGCCTCCGGTGAGCAGTCGGAAACCTGCGGTGAACCGCGGCGGTCGCTGCTGCGCAGCCCGCTCGCCTGGATCGTGACGCTGTTCTTCGGCCTGCAGTCGTTCCTGGCCTACGTGGTGATGGGCTGGTTCCCGCAGGTGCTGATGGACGCCGGGCTGACCCGCGGCGACGCCGGACTGGTGGTCGGGCTGATGTCGCTGCTGGCGGTGCCGATCAGCCTGACCGTGCCCGCGCTCGCCGCGCGGCAGCGCAACCAGACCTGGTGGATCGTCGGGCTCGGCGTGTTCTCCATGGCCGGTCTCGGCGGGCTGATCCTCGCGCCCACCGCGGCACCGCTGCTGTGGGCCATCCTCACCGGCATCGGCATGAGCGTGTTCTCCATGGCGGTGATGGTGATCGCGCTGCGGGCGCGGGCCGGGGACGAGACCGCGCGGCTGTCCGGCATGGTGCAGGGCCTCGGTTACCTGCTCGCCGCGGTCGGCCCGTTCCTCTTCGGCTTCCTGCACGACGCCACCGCGGGCTGGACGGTCCCGCTGGCCATGGTGTTCGGCGTGGTGGTGGCCCAGACGATCTTCGGCGGCCTGGCCGGCCGCGACAAGCTCGTCTGA
- a CDS encoding FadR/GntR family transcriptional regulator yields MPLATTRRTGLVDQVIGQLREAVTAGEWPVGERIPPESELVTALGVGRNTVREAVRALSHSGLLEVRQGDGTYVRATSEVSGAVRRLCGSELREVLQVRRTLEVEGARMAATERSEAELANLTELLRIRDAALAEKHFDEFVQADASFHLAVVQCGHNNLLTELYRGLSEVVTASVEATKHADNVSHTGLLEAIAAGDPDRAVAEASGFLDELLKGIE; encoded by the coding sequence GTGCCGTTGGCCACCACCCGCCGGACCGGGCTAGTCGACCAGGTGATCGGGCAGTTGCGCGAGGCCGTGACCGCGGGCGAATGGCCGGTCGGCGAACGGATTCCGCCGGAGAGCGAACTGGTGACCGCACTGGGTGTCGGTCGGAACACGGTGCGTGAGGCCGTGCGGGCGTTGTCCCACAGCGGTTTGCTCGAAGTGCGCCAGGGTGACGGCACCTACGTCCGCGCCACCAGCGAGGTTTCCGGCGCGGTGCGCCGCCTGTGCGGTTCCGAACTCCGCGAAGTGCTGCAGGTGCGGCGAACGCTCGAAGTCGAGGGCGCGCGGATGGCCGCCACCGAACGCAGCGAGGCCGAACTGGCCAACCTCACCGAACTGCTCCGCATCCGCGACGCGGCACTGGCGGAGAAGCACTTCGACGAGTTCGTCCAGGCGGACGCCAGCTTCCACCTCGCCGTTGTCCAATGTGGACACAACAACCTGCTGACCGAGCTGTACCGGGGGCTGAGCGAGGTGGTCACCGCGTCGGTCGAGGCGACCAAGCACGCGGACAACGTCTCGCACACCGGGCTGCTCGAAGCGATCGCCGCCGGTGACCCGGACCGCGCGGTCGCCGAAGCGAGCGGGTTCCTCGACGAACTGCTCAAGGGGATCGAGTAA
- a CDS encoding GAF domain-containing protein: protein MSAELLDLIAAGASAQELAAAGADPRATEAALRIHATLAGHTRREAELAALFDTASDLARLRDTDAVLQSIVHRARMLLRVDVSYLSMNRPGTDGTYMRVTDGCTSALFKALRLGMGEGLGGLVAQTARPYATADYPTDPRFRHTGPIDEAVRDEGLIAIIGVPLALGDEVIGVLYASDRRPRRFSPAEVALLSSLADHAAIAIDNARLIETIQEHHATIARAQEAHDRLTALVLGGSGVREVAEAVAGVLGGAITVHDATGTELGRSGVAAPQPSPETVAASQSSGRAVADGGDWTCAVLAGPELLGSITLTGRADLLDADRRLFERAGVVTALLLLLRRSTAEAEDRVRGELVADLLTAPQRDPEALIDRARRVGVDLGAGHVVLVLHSEACSRGRLAAAVAGHAALAGLHAEQVVALVPPGEAAADPGKLASMLAGPAGGPVTVAAAGPAAGPAGLADAHAEAARCLRAMLALGREGDGATAAELGFVGVLLGDRADTAGFVRSVLGPVLDYDERRGTELVKTLNCYFAAGGNLARAKDSLHVHVNTVAQRLERIAALLGPDWSSPAGALELQLALRLHRLTRSP, encoded by the coding sequence ATGAGCGCGGAGCTGCTGGACCTGATCGCCGCCGGGGCGAGCGCGCAGGAACTGGCGGCGGCGGGCGCGGATCCGCGGGCCACCGAGGCGGCCCTGCGGATCCACGCCACGCTCGCCGGGCACACCCGCCGCGAGGCCGAGCTGGCGGCGTTGTTCGACACCGCCAGCGACCTCGCCCGCCTGCGCGACACCGACGCGGTGCTCCAGTCGATCGTGCACCGGGCGCGGATGCTGCTGCGGGTGGACGTGTCGTACCTGAGCATGAACCGCCCCGGTACCGACGGCACGTACATGCGGGTCACCGACGGCTGCACCTCGGCGTTGTTCAAGGCGCTGCGGCTGGGCATGGGGGAGGGCCTCGGCGGGCTGGTCGCGCAGACGGCCCGCCCCTACGCCACCGCCGACTACCCGACCGACCCGCGGTTCCGGCACACCGGCCCGATCGACGAGGCCGTGCGCGACGAGGGGCTCATCGCGATCATCGGCGTCCCGCTGGCGCTCGGGGACGAGGTGATCGGGGTGCTCTACGCCTCCGACCGCCGTCCGCGGCGGTTCTCCCCGGCCGAGGTCGCGCTGTTGTCCTCGCTGGCCGACCACGCCGCCATCGCGATCGACAACGCGCGGCTGATCGAGACCATCCAGGAGCACCACGCGACGATCGCGCGGGCGCAGGAGGCACACGACCGGCTGACCGCGCTGGTGCTCGGCGGCAGCGGGGTGCGCGAGGTCGCCGAGGCCGTGGCCGGGGTGCTCGGCGGTGCGATCACCGTGCACGACGCGACCGGCACCGAACTCGGCCGGTCCGGCGTCGCGGCACCGCAGCCGTCGCCGGAAACCGTGGCCGCGTCGCAGTCGAGCGGGCGCGCGGTGGCCGACGGCGGTGACTGGACCTGCGCCGTGCTCGCCGGACCCGAACTGCTCGGCAGCATCACCCTCACCGGCCGCGCGGACCTCCTCGACGCCGACCGGCGGCTGTTCGAGCGCGCCGGCGTGGTGACCGCGCTTTTGCTGCTGCTGCGCCGATCCACCGCCGAAGCCGAGGACCGCGTGCGGGGTGAGCTGGTCGCCGATCTGCTCACCGCACCGCAGCGCGACCCGGAGGCGCTGATCGACCGGGCGCGCCGCGTCGGCGTCGATCTCGGGGCCGGGCACGTGGTGCTGGTGCTGCACTCCGAAGCGTGCTCACGCGGTCGGCTCGCGGCCGCGGTCGCCGGGCACGCGGCGCTGGCCGGACTGCACGCCGAACAGGTGGTCGCGCTGGTGCCACCGGGGGAAGCCGCGGCCGACCCCGGCAAGCTGGCGTCGATGCTGGCCGGTCCCGCCGGTGGCCCGGTGACGGTCGCCGCCGCCGGACCCGCGGCCGGTCCCGCCGGACTGGCCGACGCGCACGCCGAAGCCGCGCGCTGCCTGCGGGCGATGCTCGCGCTCGGCCGCGAGGGCGACGGCGCCACCGCCGCCGAACTCGGGTTCGTCGGGGTGCTGCTGGGCGATCGGGCGGACACCGCCGGATTCGTGCGGTCGGTGCTCGGGCCGGTGCTGGACTACGACGAGCGCCGCGGCACGGAACTGGTGAAAACGCTCAACTGCTACTTCGCCGCGGGCGGAAACCTCGCGCGGGCAAAGGATTCGCTGCACGTGCACGTGAACACGGTGGCGCAGCGGCTGGAACGGATCGCCGCGCTGCTCGGGCCGGACTGGTCCTCCCCGGCGGGCGCGCTGGAACTCCAGCTGGCGCTACGGCTGCACCGGCTTACTCGATCCCCTTGA